The Streptococcus mitis region CTACTGGTCACATCTCTCTTGGTCCAGATGAACGTCTCTCTGTTCTTCGTCAAAATCACTTTGACTATGAAGATGAACGTGCCATTGATGTTGTTATCATGGGAAATGAAAAACTTTATAGCATCATGAAAGAGAAAGATGCCATCTACATGAAGGAAGATTTCTCAGATGAGGATGGAGTGCGTGCTGCCGAACTTGAAGGAGAGTTTGCCGAGCTTGGGGGCTGGGAAGCAGAAAGTGAAGCCTCTCAACTCCTTCAAAACCTAAATATCCCAGAAGAATTGCACTATCAAAATATGAGCGAATTGGCCAACGGTGAAAAAGTAAAGGTTCTCCTCGCCAAAGCACTTTTTGGTAAACCAGATGTTCTTCTTTTAGACGAGCCGACCAATGGTTTGGATATCCAATCTATTACTTGGTTAGAAGATTTCTTGATTGACTTTGATAACACAGTCATAGTAGTATCCCATGACCGTCACTTCTTGAATAAAGTATGTACCCACATGGCAGACCTTGACTTTGGAAAAATCAAACTCTATGTCGGAAACTACGACTTCTGGAAGGAGTCTTCTGAACTCGCTGCTAAATTGCTAGCAGACCGTAATGCCAAAGCAGAAGAAAAAATTAAGCAATTGCAAGAATTCGTTGCTCGTTTCTCTGCCAATGCTTCTAAATCAAGACAAGCAACATCACGTAAGAAAATGCTTGATAAGATTGAACTAGAAGAGATTGTACCATCCAGTCGTAAATATCCATTTATCAACTTTAAAGCTGAGCGTGAAATTGGTAATGATCTCTTGACAGTAGAAAATCTAACTGTAAAGATTGATGGTGAGACTATTTTAGATAATATCAGCTTTATCTTGCGTCCAGGTGATAAGACAGCGCTTATTGGACAGAATGACATCCAAACGACTGCATTAATTCGTGCAATCATGGGAGATATTGACTATGAAGGAACTGTCAAGTGGGGAGTTACAACTAGTCAATCTTACCTGCCAAAAGATAACTCAGCTGATTTTGCAGGGGGAGAATCAATTCTTGACTGGTTGCGTCAATTCGCAAGTAAAGAAGAAGATGACAATACTTTCCTACGTGGTTTCCTTGGCCGTATGCTCTTCTCTGGAGATGAAGTTAACAAACCTGTAAACGTCTTGTCAGGAGGAGAAAAAGTCCGCGTCATGCTTTCCAAACTCATGCTCTTGAAATCAAATGTTCTTGTCCTCGATGATCCAACCAATCACTTGGACCTGGAATCTATCTCAAGCTTGAACGATGGATTGAAAAACTTTAAAGAATCAATCATCTTTGCCAGTCATGACCACGAGTTTATTCAAACTCTAGCTAACCATATCATTGTCTTGTCTAAAAATGGCGTCATCGACCGTATCGATGAAACCTATGATGAATTCCTAGAGAATGCAGAAGTACAAGCAAAAGTTAAAGAACTTTGGAAAGACTAAAAAAATTCAAAACTCAGTTGGGTTAACCAGCTGAGTTTTCTAACATTTTATGAGGTAACATGAAATTATTTTTTAAAACATATTGGACCTATTTTGTTTCTTTCATCATTCCCATAATCATTATGACAGGAGTATATCTATCTCAAGGTATCTACTGGAATAGCGATACATCTCCATTATTAGGAGATGGGTTTCATCAATACGTTATTTTTGAT contains the following coding sequences:
- a CDS encoding ATP-binding cassette domain-containing protein; amino-acid sequence: MLTVSDVSLRFSDRKLFDDVNIKFTEGNTYGLIGANGAGKSTFLKILAGDIEPTTGHISLGPDERLSVLRQNHFDYEDERAIDVVIMGNEKLYSIMKEKDAIYMKEDFSDEDGVRAAELEGEFAELGGWEAESEASQLLQNLNIPEELHYQNMSELANGEKVKVLLAKALFGKPDVLLLDEPTNGLDIQSITWLEDFLIDFDNTVIVVSHDRHFLNKVCTHMADLDFGKIKLYVGNYDFWKESSELAAKLLADRNAKAEEKIKQLQEFVARFSANASKSRQATSRKKMLDKIELEEIVPSSRKYPFINFKAEREIGNDLLTVENLTVKIDGETILDNISFILRPGDKTALIGQNDIQTTALIRAIMGDIDYEGTVKWGVTTSQSYLPKDNSADFAGGESILDWLRQFASKEEDDNTFLRGFLGRMLFSGDEVNKPVNVLSGGEKVRVMLSKLMLLKSNVLVLDDPTNHLDLESISSLNDGLKNFKESIIFASHDHEFIQTLANHIIVLSKNGVIDRIDETYDEFLENAEVQAKVKELWKD